CAGCACTCTCTTTCTTATCtcgaccttcttcttctttatttggCTTAATTAAGTCTCTACCGTATGTTTTAATTCTCTCTTATCTCTGCCTCTCTATTCTATATATAAACGTATCATTGCGAGTCATAGTGATCAGATCAATATAAGAGAGACTTGTGAATTATTAAAGATGTTGTCTTCTCTAGTTTCTTCAACgctatttcttcttctcctgGTGTTTTTGCTTCATATGGATGACGCATTTTGTGCTCAAACTGAGATCCGTAAACTTAGTGagccttttcttttctttatctaTGGTTTATTATTAGTAAAAGACATGCTAACATTAAAATATTGGATCCAGGAACAAGTGTTCACATACTTTTTGTTCgttagatttaattatatatttgaaaaaaatcatatcTTCCTACGTCTCTTTTTACCACATTCAGATGTGAGGACGAATATTTTCATGATTAATAGAAAAAATCATGTCttctattaataatttaaatctttttgatcatttttaacTATTATACAATACATCTTTCAAAGTTGTGAGGTGTGCTATTTAGTTACGTGCTTACTATTTCACTTTGTTACTAATTAATTAGTTcaatatatagataaataagattaatatttatattacccAGAGCCGTGACTACTAACAAGAATTTAAAACATCGGCTTAGGCCATTTCTTTTTGTTGAACTTTCACATAGGGCATATTACTAAATTGTTATTTGGTTTGACCTAttagtaaaaactaaaaacacttTTTTGAACTGTAATCACTTGAACATAGACTATtattgatattattataaatcttTTGCTATAATACAACTttaattctaaaattatttaattttcacctcaattttttttctatcttaATATTAGTTTTGTATATTTGATAGAAAACATCTTGTTCATCAACATAAATCCccaataaaattattagaaatagtttctcttaatatattaatatttattctaaatttcaTTATTAGTATTAAAGATTATATTTGAATgttacattttatttaaaaactataaatattttttaaagttagatCTAGActaataaaatttgataaatattaaattatgtttcacgaaaaatatatttgttatttaagtGGAAAACAATTAGTTAAAAAGCTATGAACATATTTGGCTTcactaaaattttctttttggctTCTGGCATCAAAAGATACCTTCGCACGGCTCTGATATTACCATAGGCTTGATGATGCTTGACGCTATAAACTGAAGTGTGAATTATATGGGTGATGCAGAAGAGACGATCAATGCGAGGAGGAATTTGGAAGGCGATGACCAAAGAAGCTCCAAGATGTGGATTCCACCGAGCAGATCAATCCATTGCGGGGGCGGGAAAGCTTTTGAAAACATGGCGACCACTTATCGTACTGATCATGGTCATCTTCCAGGAGGATACTTGTCTTCTCTCTGTCAGCCATGCATCTCTTACTTCTCCAACTGTTATCATTTTACGTGCAGTACTACCGTAAACTGTCAATCCATCAACGGCTCACCACCGACGTGCACACGCTATGAGAACTGTAATCCCGCAACTGGCAACTGATCCGACTATAAAACTTTGTTATACATACATatcgtctgtttttgttttctattgttCTTCGTTTCATATATATGCTTGTGTcataccaaataaaataaaataatatatatatgcttgTGTGTtgccatatatattttatcggATGCAAAATCTAATACATGTGTATGATCTATCCTAGTATCtgtttaacatttgtatattcaTGGACCATACATGGCCAATCTCGATTAATAAAAACGTTGTTTATCTTCTGGTACTAGTGTTTGCTTCTCGTTAATAGATATTGGTTAGTTCTTCAGATCTTGGAAAACCGAACCCAAGCACATATATACTAGTCCAAGGAGCATAAAGCCATGTTCCTCTATAGAACATATAACTCATGACTTACCAAAACGAAATCTGTAGTAAAAAGAAGCAAAGGCTATTTTTTGCATATATGGGACTATTGAGAACCCATTTTTATGCCTTCATAACTTGAGTCTTGCAATAGAATgcgatttcatattttatttatataaatagaataaGCATGAACAAATACAtagattttaataaaagaaaaagctaTAACATGTTATCTTTTGAACTTATATTCagagaaaactataaaatattaccAAATTCATAATTTGTCACCTTttaatccaaaatttaaaatttattgttttgcAATTTTATGAATTTATGACGATTCTACAAAACTTTGATAGAGAAATTGATAGATATAGAATAATTAAGAACTGTAAATATTTCTTGATCATATTACTCCTTTTATATagcttaattaatttaattataattattttgtataatttattttgttcataATTTGGTTTATATTATAATCGGTTTAAATTTGTTGTTAACAATTAGTGTTAAGTATTTTTCtttagataacatatattttgaacatttttataattatttttgttattatatttattgtatgatgtataacatttttatattttttttatgtaatggCTATTAATATTGAATTATTATGttacttaaataaatgatatatttataatttaggaataaataaattaatcagttaatttaaattatttattattgattgaaatgttttgcattatttaaatttgtaaaaagtaagttcaattaatttttcgttgttttataaattatttcaattatttaattgatctaaataatttgaaagaaaattgctagaaattattaaaaagatgagatctaatattttatattagtcgattaattattgtgttgtttggaaacatgaataatagtataaaaaagagtatattgtttggaaacatgaatagtaATACGAAGAAATGAATATTAGTGATTTAATGTATGTTTCAcgataaagtaaaaaaaatgtatttaatttaaaaatttacaacATAAAAGTTAGGTCTAACgtaatgtttctgttttaataaaatagatttggaTGGTGATGTAGAGATAACACTATCAGTCTATCACAAATGTAAGGACGTGGGTTTTGGAACAAAATTCTAGTGCTCCGGTTAATATGGCGGTTGAAGACGAAGACATATACACATTTCAAACATGAAAATTAACGATGTATGCTGTTTTGATTTACAATACATATGTAACTGCGTTGACGTTTCCGGTTCGGAGAAGAGCCATGTCCGTAGTTTTTTAGATATGACAGCTTCTACCTTTTGAAAAGTAGATAAAAGCGGTTGCGTGTGTTGAGCTGAGCACTAAAACTATGTCTCTTTCGTAGGATCCACGTTAAGGATTTCTGCACTACTTTCCATCTTACAAACTTGATCACAAAGTGGAAAAGATCGAAGATGAACCAGATGATGAAGACCGGAGCTGTTTCTGATCCTCGTTCGAGGCTCAAGTGGGACATATTCCTCAGTTTCCAAAGAGACAGAAACCACAGTTTCACGGATCGTCTCTATGAAGCGCTCATCAAGGCACATGTCCGGGTAAGGAACGGTGACGTGGGACGCAAGGATCAGAAGCTGGGTCCAAGTCTTGTGGACGCTATGGAGGATTCAGTGGCTTTCATTTTCATCTTATCCCCTGACTATGCCAAGTCTCGCTGGTGCCTTGATGAATTAGCCAAGCTCTGCGATCTGAGAGCATCGCTGGGTCGTCCTATATTACCAATCTTTTACGAGGTTGATCCATGGCACTTACGGAAACAGAGTCCTTTCGAAAAAGACTTTGAAGAGCACGCGAAAAGATTTGGCGAGGAGGAGATAGAAAGATGGAGGGGAGCTATGAATGGATTCTTACACAAACTTATGGTCATCTATAATTCCCTTGTTAACGGTGAGAGGTATGGAAAAGAGGAAGCGTTTCTGTCTCAGGTATGCATTTCAAGTGGCAGTGTAtgcattgtggagagaaagaaacagAGTTAAGCATGGAGAGAAGTTGATGCCTTGGACAGTTTAAAGGAAAATTCTTGACAAGGGAGTGAGGAACAAGCTGAGTATTTTACAAGCTAATAGAGTTAAAGGGATGGAGAGGGGATTGCAAACCTGGTTTGGAGCTAGagattgaagttttttttaacaaagtttGAAGTATAGGAATCACAAGTTTGTATAGCCTAAAGGTTGCACTAGTTGTATAAAGgtattttttgatgaataaaatttaacattcattcaaaaaaaaaaaaaaagaatgtagtCGGACATATCTCCGGATTTGTGTAAAGGTACATGAGGACTCCCGTATCTTCATCTTCAGTCTTATTCCTCTGCATATTTACATAATACTAGACAACATGTTGCATCGTATGATTGGTATAGATTTTGATATATACATCTCATCTAAGACATGTCATAAGTCACAACGCTCCAACATCAAAACTAATTGTTGATCTAGCTGTccccttcttttctttcttcaaatcttggatCATCCTGTGTTTTAGGTATGTTTCTTGAGAATCAATCTCCTCATTTTCATTTCCTATGACTCAACATCCTTTGCTACTTCCAAGAAACCAGTGTATGTAAATGTAACCGCTCTCTCCTATCAAAATTCTTTTCACCAACTAATGTAGAACAATATAGAAGAAGAGATTAGTATTCAGCTTCGTTCGCAATCTGAATTCTTATGCTATTTTGTGAGAATTTAACCTAGAGTTTCGTGTAAAAGTATTAACATTTAACATCTTCTCCACAAATGAACACACACATCGACACACACACATAAATAGGAGATTAAGAGCTTGACTGGTTtttccgctaccacccgcaaacgcagcttgcAGTTGGTAGCGGTTTACAgcttcgaaacaatcatacaaactgCTGCAAATCGcgctccgaacctcttaaaatcaaaagctggttccagctagcatTTGCGGCTGCggacggttgcgggaggataatttttttttctttttctttaaaaaccatataaatacaaaaataaaaatattcaataaatttttcaaaatggaattataaaaatactaaaatatatctattatattttaattaatattataaaattttaaaataaaatattttctataattttaaaaatttaaaactataactttgaaaatataatttacatatttattataatattatgatttttgatatttttataattatataaaatgtaaatattgttaatttattatttaaccgctacTGTATTtagtagttaaccagtcataagtatcccgcaaacgcaccaatttctaaccgcagaaccagtcgtataaatctcttaaaactgctagaaaccgcaaccacctgCATCCGCAAACACCCGCAGCCGCAACCgtaaccgctgcgtttgaaccagtcaggccctaaagggaaaattttatatttaccattttcatggtactattattcatttttaccaccactaaatgaatatttttaaaaatacattcttcaattttatttttatttttagtttttttttaatttttatttcaattttattcATCTTCTCAGAAACAGAAAcattctataatttttattaaaaaatacattctttACCACCATATCCgtaattttattctttatttatttaactaattatTGTCGCAATTTCCcagatttaaaatgtaaaatatgagaCCGGTGAATCTTATGAACTCAAAACAACAACCTTGGAACTGAAGAACAAATAACTCAGTTAGCTTATTGtctctctttgtttctttattcTTACACACGAGAGAAACATCCTCTGTTTCACTTGGGTAAGAGTCAAGACTGAATGATCCCTACCTAGAAGATCATTTCTTGACGTCCCAAACCCTCTGATTCGTCTAGTGTCTTTGAAAGACGCTAgcttttttgttataattgaaCATGAGACTAGACTATTAATTAATCAATTTTCACCTGACTTTGGTCTCCGCTACCGACAAACAGTCACAGCCAACGCTAAGCTTTTGTCCCACTGTAAGAATAAAAGAAATGGCATCACAACTTTAACAAATATCTCAAAAGTTAGGTCCCTTTATCACCGAAAGTTTTCTCTCTTGACTTCACCAACAACCTTTCTACGAGAGTTGATCGGCGATATGGAGACCGAAGTCATCACCAAACCGCACAGACTCAAGTTCGACGTCTTCCTCAGCTTCCGAGGCGAAGACACGCGCCACACCATCACCGAGCGCGTCTACGACGCTCTCCACCGAAAAGAGAAAGTCCGCGTCTTTCGCGACGACGAAGGTATGCAACGAGGCGACGAGATCAACCCGAGCCTCGTCGCAGCCATGGAAGACTCTGCAGCCTCCGTCGTCGTTTTATCCCCTCGCTACGCTGACTCTCACTGGTGCCTTGACGAGCTAGCTACCCTCTGCGATCTGCGAGCATCTCTGAGACGCCCGATGATACCAATCTTCTACGAGGTTGATCCCTCTCATGTCCGTAAACAGAACGATCATTTCGCTAAGGACTTTGAAGTACATGCTAAAAGGTTTAAGGAGGACAAGATACAGCGGTGGAggaaagctatgactttggtcGGAAACCTCTCTGGATTTGTTTGCAAGTAGGATTCCATTACAAAGTTGAGTTATGTTTttgcaatgttcaagaaattgcTAGAATTGGATTAGCAATTAGGAGAATTATTAGGAACCTAGAttgatttattataatattttacatttataagatatttaaatttttggatttagttataaaataattttgatgaattataaagttagatatacaaaacaaaccaaaaattagataaatttgcactaactttaaatttttaaaaaatcgtttTGAATAAGGCCAATTTTATGCCTAGCTAACCTTAGACACTGTCTAGACGGATTTTAAAACCATAGTGTTTTTGAATGTGAATGCTCTTTGTCtgaaattttgtgtttttgttttatggGACTTTGACAGAGAAGACTCTGTTGATGATGAGATGATAGGGCTTTTGGTGAAGAGGGTTTTATCTGAAGTGAGCAACACACCAGAGAACGTTGGAGATTACACCGTTGGCTTGGAGTCACGTGTTGATGATTTGATTAATCTGGTCGACGTTAAATCCACCTCTGACGTTCAAATCCTGGGGCTTCACGGTATGGGTGGTATTGGGAAGACGACCCTTGCAAAAGCCTTTTATAACAAGATCGTTGCAGACTTCGAGTATAGAGTTTTCATCTCAAACGTTAGAGAAAGATCATCAGACCGTGACGGCTTACTCAATCTACAAAAGACTTTGATCAAGGGGCTTCTCCGTTCGCTACCTGAAATAGAAGATGTTAACCGAGGGAGAGACAAGATAAGAGAGAGCGTTTATGAGAAGAAGATTCTTGTGGTTTTAGATGATGTTGATAAAAGAGACCAAGTTGATGCCTTAATTGGTGAGAGAAGTTGGTATAGTGAAGGAACTCTAATAGTCATCACTACCAGAGATGAAGAGATTCTTAATAGTCTCTCTGAGAGACAAAAATATGAAGTCAGGTGCTTGAATGAGGAGCAGGCACTGAAGCTCTTTAGTTATCATTCACTACGGAAAGAAAAACCAACAGAGAGTTTACTAGAGCTGTCCAAGAAGATTGTCAAGATATCAGGTCTATTACCACTAGCACTTGAAGTGTTTGGATCTCTTTTGTATGACAAGAAGGAGGCAAAAGAATGGCAAACTCAGCTAGAGAAGCTCAAAAACACTCAACCAGGCAATCTTCAGGATGTTCTGAAGCTGAGTTTTGATTCTTTAGACGATGAGGAGAAGAATGTGTTCCTGGATATTGCTTGTCTCTTTCTTAAAATGCagataaagaaagaagaaatcGTCGACGTACTGAATGGTTGTGGGTTTAACGCCGAGGCTGCTCTCAGTGTCCTCAGACAGAAGTCTCTTGTTAAGTTCTTGTCAGACGAGAATCTTTGGATGCATGATCAGATTCGAGACATGGGAAGGCAGTTAGACCTTAAAGAAACCCCTGGGGATACTAGAATGCGGAGTAGACTCTGGGACCGTGCTGAAATCATGACTGTATTGAACAATATGAAGgtaatttatttaaatctacaattatatataatttgcaTTCTCATGTTTGTTCTGTAATGGATGATAGGGAACATCATCCATCCAAGGAATTGTACTCGACTTTAAAAAGAAGTTAGCAACGGATCCAAGTGCAGTTGCGTTGGGGAATCTACATGACAATCCAGGCATCAGAACTGTGTTTAGTTACCTGAAGAATAAGTTTGTAGGATTTCCAGCAGAGGAAAAGCCAAAAAGCTCTGAGAACACCATTCCAGTAGAGCCTTTTGTACCAATGACAAAGTTGAGACTccttcagattaatcatgtggAGCTGGCAGGGAATCTTGAACGTCTTCCATCTGAACTCAAGTGGATACAGTGGAGAGGCTGTCCATTAAAGGAGGTACCACTGAATCTTCTTGCTCGGCAACTTGCTGTTCTTGATCTTGCAGAGAGTGCAATAAGGCGCATCCAGAGTCTGCACATCGAAGGGGTAAGCTTCTAATGTAGTttgagtattaatttatgaatttaaCGTGTTTATTGATTTATAAAGTTTCTACTGTAGTTTGAGTCAAAGTCTCACAGTCACTGTTAAGAAACTTCTTTCAGGTGGATGGAAACTTGAAGGTTGTAAACTTGCGTGGCTGTCACAGCTTAGAAGCCGTTCCTGATTTATCAAACCATAAGTCCTTAGAGAAGCTTGTCTTTGAACGATGCATGCGTCTGGTGGAAGTTCCAAGTTCAGTTGGTAATTTGAGAACATTACTTCACCTGGATTTCAGAAACTGTCCAAACCTCACTGAGTTTCTTGTGGATGTTTCTGGACTGAAGAGTCTTGAAAAGCTTTACCTCTCTGGCTGTTCAAATCTGAGTGTCTTACCAGAAAACATTGGTCTCATGCCATGTTTGAAAGAGCTTTTTCTTGATGCAACTGCGGTAAAGAAGTTACCAGACTCTATTTTTCGCCTCGAAAATCTTCAAAAGCTTAGCCTAAAGAGCTGCAGATCTATTCAAGAGCTTCCTATGTGCATAGGAACATTGACATCACTGGAAGAACTAGATCTGAGTAGCACTTCACTGCAAAGTCTTCCGAGTTCTATTGGAGATTTAAAAAATCTCCAGAAGCTGAGTTTGATGCACTGTGCATCCCTTCCAAAGATACCTGACACTATTAAGGAGCTCAAATCACTGAAGAAACTATTTATCTACGGAAGTGCAGTGGAGGAGCTGCCTCTAAGCCTAGGCTCACTGCCATGTTTGACTGACTTTTCAGCAGGAGAATGCAAACTTCTGAAGCATGTTCCAAGTTCAATTGGTGGATTAAATTCTCTTCTAGAACTTGAGTTGGATTGGACACCAATTGAAACTCTACCAGCAGAGATTGGTGACTTGCACTTTATTCAAAAACTTGGGTTGAGGAACTGCAAGTCTCTGAAGGCTCTGCCTGAATCAATAGGAAACATGGACACACTCCATAGCTTGTTCCTTACAGGCGCTAACATTGAGAAACTGCCTGAAACTTTTGGCAAGCTTGAAAACCTAGTCTCACTCCAAATGGACAACTGTAAAATGATCAAGAGGCTTCCTGAATCATTTGGAGACTTGAAATCGCTTCACGGTCTGTACATGAAGGAAACTTCGGTGGTAGAGCTGCCAGAAAGTTTTGGAAACCTCTCGAATCTAAGGGTATTGAAGATACTGAAGAAGCCTCTCTTTAGAAGTTCTCCAGGTACAAGTGAAGAACCTAGTTTTGTTGAAGTACCGAACTCTTTCTCAAACCTCTTGTCACTTGAGGAGATAGATGCTAGAGGTTGGGGGATATGGGGTAAAGTACCTGATGATCTTGGGAAGCTTTCATCTCTCAAGAAACTAGAACTGGAGAATAACTATTTTCACAGTCTTCCATCTAGTCTTGAGGGGTTATGGAATCTTAAATTATTTACATTGTATGACTGCCAAGAGCTGAAGTGTCTCCCCCCTCTTCCGTGGAAACTGGAGAAGCTAAACCTGGCAAACTGCTTTGCGTTGGAGAGTATAGCAGACCTCTCAAAGCTGGAGATCTTGGAAGAGCTCAATCTCACAAACTGTGGGAAAGTGGATGATGTTCCAGGCCTAGAGCATTTGAAGGCTCTGAAAAGGTTATACATGAGCGGCTGCAACTCTAGGTTCTCTGTTGCAGTCAAGAAAAGACTTTCCAAGGTGATTCTGCAAACTCTATATCATTTCAGTTAGTTGTATTTCAGGTTTGTTAACAATCTTTTGAACTCTCACTGCAGGCTTCTTTGAAAATGATGAGGAATCTGAGCTTACCTGGGAACAGAATCCCTGACTGGTTCTCACAAGGCCCTCTCACATTCTCACCTCAACCCAACAGAGAGCTCAGAGGCGTAATCCTGGCCGTTGTTGTGGCTCTTAACCAAGACTGCATAGATGACTACCAGCTGCCTGATGTGATGGAGGTTCAAGCACAAATTCTAGAACTTGATTCACCCTTATACACCCACACATTGCACCTCTCTGGAGTGCCAAGAACAAGTGATGATCAACTCCACATCTGCCGATACCCAACTTTGCACCCAATGGTTTGGACATTTAGAGATGGGTACACCATACAAGTTGTTAAACGAGAACCACCAATCAAACAAGGCGTTGAGCTAAAGATGCATGGGATTCATCTTGTTTATGAAGGGGATGATGATTTTAAAGGTGAGGAACATGTATTGAACGAGACACAGCTCACTGTCTCTCAGAAGCTTGCCAATTTTTTCAGATCTTTTGACGAAGGTGAAGCCAGCTCAGAAAGTGAATCAGCTTGATACTCGCAACAGATGGTTCAGTACTTCAGTCTCTCTCTTACTGTTATTGatggtgtttttaatttttttttttaaatactcttTTCGTATTTGTATGAtaattaaaccataaaacaataaTATGTTGATGTTATGGTGTGAAATGATTGACATCATTGTATCTTTATCATCACAAAGATGCATAACATCATATATCATTGTGACATAGGTGAAgattgttttaatagtttttggtttttatattttggtttttagattttaatattcAGCTTTAGATTTTAGGCTTTggcttttaaattttgatttttgttttggtttttggttttgggttttattatatttttagttttttgaaaaaaactaatGAATTACTTTAACGCAATAGAAAAAATagcaataaaatatttagaagttactattaaaattgatttaaaatataaaaacacattaacatatttttaattactacatttttgaaaatcttatattatactaaatataaatcataagaaCATCTAAATTAATTCCAAAACTTGAATGGcaacttttttgtttttcaaaattaatatataatgttttatttaaaaaatattttatacttttataatttttagttattgtttaatatgtctagtaattattaaaattattcaataatTCTATTTATAGAATTTAGTAACTAATTGTTTACAATTAGTTTACAATTAGTTAATATTATACagaaatatctaattttattttatagatatgaaacacacaaaaaatcaCATTATTAAAGGGGAAATTAGCAGAATTGTCcatattgaaaaaatatataataaaataaaattactaaaaaaaagttacagagtatatatataatggtCCTGAATTTTACATTAACACAACAAACTATTACAGAATTAACTTACATTAACCCAACTCCAATTGCTTGATCTGTAGAGAAAGCTATTATTCGTGAGGTTTCGTTAAGTGTGTTTTGTTGAGTAGTAGCTGTAGATATTATATTGCAAATTTGAAAGGCCTAAAATTAGTAATGTTTAGCAAAAAAAGTGGAATCAAACAATCAGGCCTTATAAAACAAGTTTTTTGCAAAACTAATTTCCTAATATTTAGGGAATCAAAACTTGATTGTATAGAAAATGGtttttaaagaaacaaaaaccaaaaactaatctTGAAACTGAAAACAATCAACCTCATAATCTTACATGACATCAAAAGATTTGCATCAGAGTAAGACTAAGAAAAACAATGTAACACATCCACCATCTCAAGTCAATCCATAATAATcaaatcattttatttcttcAAACCATACTCTTCTTCAAGGAAAATGTCGTCTATAATCCAACTTGATCATTTGTTTAAA
The nucleotide sequence above comes from Brassica napus cultivar Da-Ae chromosome A9, Da-Ae, whole genome shotgun sequence. Encoded proteins:
- the LOC106367550 gene encoding disease resistance protein RPV1-like isoform X4, giving the protein MNQMMKTGAVSDPRSRLKWDIFLSFQRDRNHSFTDRLYEALIKAHVRVRNGDVGRKDQKLGPSLVDAMEDSVAFIFILSPDYAKSRWCLDELAKLCDLRASLGRPILPIFYEVDPWHLRKQSPFEKDFEEHAKRFGEEEIERWRGAMNGFLHKLMNVVGHISGFLIGDMETEVITKPHRLKFDVFLSFRGEDTRHTITERVYDALHRKEKVRVFRDDEGMQRGDEINPSLVAAMEDSAASVVVLSPRYADSHWCLDELATLCDLRASLRRPMIPIFYEVDPSHVRKQNDHFAKDFEVHAKRFKEDKIQRWRKAMTLVGNLSGFVCKEDSVDDEMIGLLVKRVLSEVSNTPENVGDYTVGLESRVDDLINLVDVKSTSDVQILGLHGMGGIGKTTLAKAFYNKIVADFEYRVFISNVRERSSDRDGLLNLQKTLIKGLLRSLPEIEDVNRGRDKIRESVYEKKILVVLDDVDKRDQVDALIGERSWYSEGTLIVITTRDEEILNSLSERQKYEVRCLNEEQALKLFSYHSLRKEKPTESLLELSKKIVKISGLLPLALEVFGSLLYDKKEAKEWQTQLEKLKNTQPGNLQDVLKLSFDSLDDEEKNVFLDIACLFLKMQIKKEEIVDVLNGCGFNAEAALSVLRQKSLVKFLSDENLWMHDQIRDMGRQLDLKETPGDTRMRSRLWDRAEIMTVLNNMKGTSSIQGIVLDFKKKLATDPSAVALGNLHDNPGIRTVFSYLKNKFVGFPAEEKPKSSENTIPVEPFVPMTKLRLLQINHVELAGNLERLPSELKWIQWRGCPLKEVPLNLLARQLAVLDLAESAIRRIQSLHIEGVDGNLKVVNLRGCHSLEAVPDLSNHKSLEKLVFERCMRLVEVPSSVGNLRTLLHLDFRNCPNLTEFLVDVSGLKSLEKLYLSGCSNLSVLPENIGLMPCLKELFLDATAVKKLPDSIFRLENLQKLSLKSCRSIQELPMCIGTLTSLEELDLSSTSLQSLPSSIGDLKNLQKLSLMHCASLPKIPDTIKELKSLKKLFIYGSAVEELPLSLGSLPCLTDFSAGECKLLKHVPSSIGGLNSLLELELDWTPIETLPAEIGDLHFIQKLGLRNCKSLKALPESIGNMDTLHSLFLTGANIEKLPETFGKLENLVSLQMDNCKMIKRLPESFGDLKSLHGLYMKETSVVELPESFGNLSNLRVLKILKKPLFRSSPGTSEEPSFVEVPNSFSNLLSLEEIDARGWGIWGKVPDDLGKLSSLKKLELENNYFHSLPSSLEGLWNLKLFTLYDCQELKCLPPLPWKLEKLNLANCFALESIADLSKLEILEELNLTNCGKVDDVPGLEHLKALKRLYMSGCNSRFSVAVKKRLSKASLKMMRNLSLPGNRIPDWFSQGPLTFSPQPNRELRGVILAVVVALNQDCIDDYQLPDVMEVQAQILELDSPLYTHTLHLSGVPRTSDDQLHICRYPTLHPMVWTFRDGYTIQVVKREPPIKQGVELKMHGIHLVYEGDDDFKGEEHVLNETQLTVSQKLANFFRSFDEGEASSESESA
- the LOC106367550 gene encoding disease resistance protein RUN1-like isoform X2, with the translated sequence METEVITKPHRLKFDVFLSFRGEDTRHTITERVYDALHRKEKVRVFRDDEGMQRGDEINPSLVAAMEDSAASVVVLSPRYADSHWCLDELATLCDLRASLRRPMIPIFYEVDPSHVRKQNDHFAKDFEVHAKRFKEDKIQRWRKAMTLVGNLSGFVCKEDSVDDEMIGLLVKRVLSEVSNTPENVGDYTVGLESRVDDLINLVDVKSTSDVQILGLHGMGGIGKTTLAKAFYNKIVADFEYRVFISNVRERSSDRDGLLNLQKTLIKGLLRSLPEIEDVNRGRDKIRESVYEKKILVVLDDVDKRDQVDALIGERSWYSEGTLIVITTRDEEILNSLSERQKYEVRCLNEEQALKLFSYHSLRKEKPTESLLELSKKIVKISGLLPLALEVFGSLLYDKKEAKEWQTQLEKLKNTQPGNLQDVLKLSFDSLDDEEKNVFLDIACLFLKMQIKKEEIVDVLNGCGFNAEAALSVLRQKSLVKFLSDENLWMHDQIRDMGRQLDLKETPGDTRMRSRLWDRAEIMTVLNNMKGTSSIQGIVLDFKKKLATDPSAVALGNLHDNPGIRTVFSYLKNKFVGFPAEEKPKSSENTIPVEPFVPMTKLRLLQINHVELAGNLERLPSELKWIQWRGCPLKEVPLNLLARQLAVLDLAESAIRRIQSLHIEGVDGNLKVVNLRGCHSLEAVPDLSNHKSLEKLVFERCMRLVEVPSSVGNLRTLLHLDFRNCPNLTEFLVDVSGLKSLEKLYLSGCSNLSVLPENIGLMPCLKELFLDATAVKKLPDSIFRLENLQKLSLKSCRSIQELPMCIGTLTSLEELDLSSTSLQSLPSSIGDLKNLQKLSLMHCASLPKIPDTIKELKSLKKLFIYGSAVEELPLSLGSLPCLTDFSAGECKLLKHVPSSIGGLNSLLELELDWTPIETLPAEIGDLHFIQKLGLRNCKSLKALPESIGNMDTLHSLFLTGANIEKLPETFGKLENLVSLQMDNCKMIKRLPESFGDLKSLHGLYMKETSVVELPESFGNLSNLRVLKILKKPLFRSSPGTSEEPSFVEVPNSFSNLLSLEEIDARGWGIWGKVPDDLGKLSSLKKLELENNYFHSLPSSLEGLWNLKLFTLYDCQELKCLPPLPWKLEKLNLANCFALESIADLSKLEILEELNLTNCGKVDDVPGLEHLKALKRLYMSGCNSRFSVAVKKRLSKASLKMMRNLSLPGNRIPDWFSQGPLTFSPQPNRELRGVILAVVVALNQDCIDDYQLPDVMEVQAQILELDSPLYTHTLHLSGVPRTSDDQLHICRYPTLHPMVWTFRDGYTIQVVKREPPIKQGVELKMHGIHLVYEGDDDFKGEEHVLNETQLTVSQKLANFFRSFDEGEASSESESA